GTTGCGCGTCATAGAGCACTCCCAGGGTCACGGCGGCGACGGCGATCAGGTAGGTCACCAGGGCGCGGGGGTCGCCGGGTTGGCTGCGCGGAGAACGCAGTGGGGACGTCGGTAGGCGGGCGGCGAGGGCCGGCGAGCTGGTCAGACCCTCGGGGTGCTCGCGACCAGGTCGGACGTCGGAGCCAGACGTCGCCTCGCCCTGGTCCGCGACGTAGGCGTCGGCCCTGGTGCCCCAGCCGCCGATGTGCCCGAGTCGCAGGAAGCCGTACATCCGCAGCGGCATCAGGAACACCGAGCTGAACACCGTGTAGACCGGCATCAGCAGCAGGTCGACGGGACGTTCCTCGATGTGCCGGATCTGCCGCAACGCCATGGACAGCGTGGACATCAGGATCGTCAGCAGCACGATCGCGACGATGGAGACCCAGCGGTCGTGCAGGTGCAGCAGGCCGACGTACAGGTTCTGCCCGGTGTGGGTGGCCAGCCGGACGCCCCACGCGATGACGACGACCAGCAGCAGGAACGGCAGGATGATGTCGGCGAGGAAGAAGAACGCCAGGAACGGCGTGTGCACGAGCATCCAGGGCAGCATCCGCAAGGTGTTGTACTGGCTGCCGCGCGACCACCGCAGCTGCTGCTTGCGCATCTTGCGCAGCTCGGTGGGGGCGTCGGTGTAGACGAGGCTGGTCGACTGGTAGACCGTCTTGAACCCGCGCTTGAGGGCCAGGTTGGTCAGCGTCCGGTCGTCCGAGACCTCGAGGAAGACGCCGAGGAACTGCTGCGTCATGAAGTCCTGCATCGAGTCGAGCAGCACCGTGCGGCGGAAGGCGATCGTGCGTCCGGGCAGGCAGCCCACGGACCCCAGCACGCTCTGTGCGGGCATCGAGTACAGCGCGCGGCTGTTCTCCATCCAGTCCGCCCAGCGGGTCAGGAAGCCGCGCTCCGGCTCGAGGATGCGCTGGCGGGTGGTCACGCCGCCGACCGCCGGATCGGCGAACGGCTTCACCAGCTCGGGCAGCGTGTCCGTCGTCCAGATCGTGTCGCTGTCGACCAGGACGACGACGTCGCCCACCGAGGCCTCGGTGCCGAGCAGGACGGCGTTGCGCTTGCCCGCAACCGGCGTCCAGGTCCACTGCACGAGTGGCGCGAACTGCTCGCAGACCTGTTCCAGCACCGGGTTCCGCCGCCCGTTGATCACGACGATCACCTCGGTCGGCTGCTGCTCGACGATGCGCGTCAGGACCTCGGCGAACAGGTCGACGGGCTCGTCGACCACGGGGATCACCACCGAGGTGCTGACCTCGTAGGGTGCGATCCACGGCCGGTAGCGCCACGACAGCGCGACCTTCAGCGCCCAGATCGCCCAGGTGAGAGCGACGAACGCGCTGAACAGGTACAGGTGGCCGTGGTCGGTGATCGTGTGCCGCATCTCGAGGATCGCGATGAACATCCGGCTCACCCCTTCGTCGTCTGCAGGACGGACCTGGCCAGCGGCGCCAGCCAGGTGCTGTACGGCACCGTCATGTGCGAGTCGTCGCGGTAGACCAGGACGTTCCCGACGACCGGCGGGCACTCACTCGCGGTGCAGAACCACGGCTGGGTGTCGATCGTGCGGACCGACAGCGCCTTCATCGCGGGGGCGATGGCCGCGTGCCGGTGCGGGTAGCTGTAGGCCTTGCCCGCGCGGTAGGTGCAGGAGTCGACGGCGTCCAGGTTGCTGGCCACGCACTCCGGCAGGTTCTTGCCGGGGATCGGGATGTCCTGCAGGTAGGCGACCTCACCATCCGTCGCCGCCTTGATCCGGCTGACCGTCGTGGCGGTGGCGGCGGCGAAGTCCTCCGGTGACACGTCCCCGGGTACGACCGTCTCGGACTGGCTGACCAGGACCAGGTCCGGTTGCAGCGCACCGATCCTGGCGATCGTCTGACGACGCCACTGGTCGCACTCGGTGTACGTGCGCTGCAGGCTCGAGTTGCGCACCGTGATCGCCGCGGCCGGGCAGGCGGACTTGGTCCAGCTGACCACCCGCCAGTGGTCGCGGTCGGCGGCGGCGACGAAGGCGGGCAGCCACTGCTCCATGTGCGAGTCGCCGAACAGCACGACCGTGCGCTTGGCGCTCGCGTCGCCGAAGACGCACGCGCCCTGCTGGACCTGGGTGAACTCGGCGTGGCAGCCGGTGCCGCGGTCGCCGGGCAGGCTGTCGGCGGCCGCGGCGGGTCGCGGGGTCAGGTTCCGCGGCGCCTGGGTGGTCTTCGTGCCGGCGGCGATGGCGTCGCGCATGACCGCGGGCACGGTGGATGTCGCCGAGTCCGACGCCGCCAGCGTGACCGCAGCGCCGTTGCCGGTCGAGCTGGGTGGGAACGCCAGGACGACGACCGAGGCCGCCACGATGGCGGCGCTGAGCCCGGCCCCCACCCCGAGCCAGGCCACGCTGGGCAGCCGGAGGGTGCGGGTGGGTTGTTCCACGAGCACGTAGCTGAGCAGCGCGGCGACCAGGGAGAGCCAGACGACGCCCGCCCGCTCGATCCAGCCGAGCTGGTGCCCCAACCCCATCGGGATGATGACGAGCATGGGCCAGTGCCACAGATACCAGGAGTAGGAGACCCGGCCCAGGCACTGCATCAGCGGCTCGGACAGCAGCCGCTCGGCGCCGACCCGGGTGCCGCAGCCCGCGGCGATGACCAGAGCCGTGCCGCCGACCGGGAGCCACGCCGCGTAGCCGGGGAACGGGGTCGAGTCGGTGTAGGTCAGGCCGGCGAGCAGGATCGCGGCCAGGCCGAGCACCGCGGCGCCGCCCCGGATCCGTTGCGGCACAGCGGTCAGCGACCGGGCGGTCAACGCGACGAGCGCGCCGAGCCCCAGCTCCCAGGCCCGGGTGTGCAGCGAGAAGTACGCCCACGGGGCCGAGTGCTCGGTGACCGTGACCGAGTACCAGCCGGAGACCGCGACCACGGTGACCACGACGGCGACGAGCACCTGGTGCGCCCGGCGACGGGCCACCACCATCAGCACGACGATCAGCAGCGGCCAGAGCAGGTAGAACTGCTCCTCGACGCCGAGCGACCAGAAGTGCTGCAGCGGTGAGGCCGCCGCCCCCATGTGCTGGTAGTCCGTACCCAAGGCGGCGAGGCGGTAGTTCAGCCCGTAGAACGTGGAGTACACCGCGTCGGTCGCGATGCCGGGGACGGACAGCACTGGTGCCCACAGGCGGGCCGCGACGACGGTGGCCACGACGACCACGGCGGCGGCCGGCAGCAGGCGCCGGACGCGACCGCCGTAGAACGCCGGCAGCGCGCGGATTCCGTTGCGGCTGATGGCTTTCACGAGGTGCCGGGTGATCAGGAACCCCGAGATGACGAAGAAGACGTCGACCCCGACGTACCCGCCGGGGAAGGCGAGGTGGGCGTGGTAGAGCACGACGAGGACGACGGCGATGGCCCGCAGGCCCTCGATGTCCGGTCGGAAGCCGCGGGGTTCGCGGCGACGGCTGGGCTTGGTTGGTGCGCTGGGCCTCGCGGGGGTGACCCGGTCGAGGACGTCGACGTCTGGAGCACTCTGAACGGTGGTCATGTCGTCTCCGGAGCTGGGCAGGTGCGGATGGCACGAGGAGCAGCGGCGATCCCGGGGGTCGTCTTCGATGGCGACCACCTGGCCGGAGTCTCATCCGGTCCAGGAGCCTCGAACCTAGGCAGCCCATGAGAACGGGACGTGTCCGGGTTTGTCCCTCCGTGTAAAGAGTGGGCACCGGGTGATTCGGACAGGAGCGCCTACGCTGAACCGGTGCGCACCGTGGGCAACATCCTCTGGCTCGTCCTGGCCGGCCTCTGGCTGGCCATCGGCTACGTGCTGGCCGGGATCGTCTGCTTCATCTTGATCATCACGATCCCGTTCGGGATCGCCAGCTTCCGGATGGCCCGCTACGCGTTGTGGCCCTACGGGCGCTCGGTCGTGCGCCGTCCGACGTCCGGGGCGATGAGTGCGATCGGGAACGTGATCTGGTTCGTGCTGTTCGGCTGGTGGCTCGCCCTGGAGCACGTGCTCGCGGGCCTGCTGCTGTGCCTGACGATCATCGGCATCCCGTTCGGCATCGCCTGCTTCAAGATGGCCGGCCTCGCCCTGTTCCCGCTGGGCAAGCAGATCGTGCCCACCAGCGAGCTCCAGGCCGCCGGGGCGCAGGACGCGGTCGTCTCGTTCGGCTGAGGTCGGCTGAGGCCGGCCCAGTCGTGCCCTCAGGCGTCCGGCAGCCCGACCAGCTCGTGCGCGGCCCGGTTGCGGCGGATGCTGCCCAGTCCCAACCCGGCGCGTTGCAGGGTGGGGTGGTCGACCAGGGGTCGCAGGTCGGCGGGCTCCAGGTGCCCGGCCCCGACCAGGCGCAGCACTCGCAGGGCCGGGGCCGTCCGCAGCGGCCCCAGGTCACTCAGCCCGCGCATGGTCTCCAAGTGGATGGTGTGCAGCCGGGTCAGCCGGCTCAGGTCGGGCAGCGCGGTCACCTGCCGTAGCGACTCCAGCCGCAGGGTCTCCAGCTCGTCCAGCTCGCCGATCGCGCTGAGATCGGTCAGTCCACGGACCTGCCAGAGCGCCAGGTGCCGAAGCCGCCCGACCGACGGCAGGGCGCGCAGGTCGTCCGCACTGCCCAGGTTGACGACCAGGGTGTCCAGCCGGTCGAGGGCAGTCAGCGGCTCCAGGGCCTTCGCGTTTACCGACCGCAGGGTGAGCCGACGCAGGTCGGGAAGGGTGGCGACCGAGTCGAGGTTCGCCACGGGACCCTCGACCGACAGCTCCTGCAGGTCGCGGTAGCCGGACAGGAACGACGGCAACCGCCGCTGGCCGCTCACGGCCAAGGACCGCAACGCGGACAGTCGGGCCAGCAGGTCGAGGTCGGCGCCCACCGGCGCCCGGACACCCAGCCGCAGCGTGTGCAGGTCGGCCGGGAGGAACCGCAACCCCGACAGGTCGACCGGCTCGCGACCCTGCATCGTGTCGATGCCGAAGCCGGTCAGGGCCGGGTACTGCCGCAGGAACTCCAGGTGCTGGATGTCGCGCCGGTAGTTGCCGAAGACCCGCAGACCCAGCTGTGGCCGGCCGGTCGCCCAGGCGCTCAGCACGGCGTGGTCGTCGGGCCCGAGCGCCTCGTGGAACTGCACGCTCGTCACCTCGGGGCCGACGGCCTCCAGCTCGCGCGCGTGCAGCGGCGGCGAGGCCTGGACGCGTCCGGGAGCGACAGTGGTGATCATCGACGGCGAATGTAGCGGCGGGACGGACGTGCGGTGGGCGAAACGGACCATCTGCACCCGTGCGGCCGCAGCGGGGCCGTCGTGCCAGCATGGCGCGTGTGAACGGGAGCATGAGGTGACCGGACCGCTGACCTTCGTCCTCGCCACGGGGTGTCTGCTGTTCGCGCTGTGGGTGGCCTTCCTGCTGATGCGCGACCGCCAGATCGGCCGGGCGACCGTGCTGGCCGCCGCGGCGCTCGAGGTCGGGTTCGTCGTCCAGGCGGTGCTCGGGATCGTGCTGCTGATCGGCACCGACCGGGACGTGAACGGCATCGTGTTCGTGGCCTACCTGATCGGCGCGCTGATCGTGCTGCCCGCCGGGGTGTGGTGGGCGCGGGCCGAGCCGAGCTCGTGGGGCACCGGGGTCCTGGTCGTCGCGGCCCTCGTGGACGCCGTCCTGCTGGCCCGCCTGCACGACATCTGGAACGGCCGGGCGTGAGCGCACCCGATCCGGCCACCCCGACGACTCGGCGTGGGCCCGGCCGCGTGCTCATCGCGGTCTACGCCGTGTTCGCGCTCGCGGCGACCTCGCGCGCCGTCTTCCAGATCGCCACCCAGTTCGCGGTGGCGCCGCTCGCCTACGTGCTGTCGGCACTGGCGGCGGTCATCTACATCGTGGCCACGGTGGCGCTGGCCCGCGGCGGCCGGACGTCGGTCCGGGTGGCGACCGCGGCGTGC
The window above is part of the Angustibacter luteus genome. Proteins encoded here:
- a CDS encoding acyltransferase family protein, which codes for MTTVQSAPDVDVLDRVTPARPSAPTKPSRRREPRGFRPDIEGLRAIAVVLVVLYHAHLAFPGGYVGVDVFFVISGFLITRHLVKAISRNGIRALPAFYGGRVRRLLPAAAVVVVATVVAARLWAPVLSVPGIATDAVYSTFYGLNYRLAALGTDYQHMGAAASPLQHFWSLGVEEQFYLLWPLLIVVLMVVARRRAHQVLVAVVVTVVAVSGWYSVTVTEHSAPWAYFSLHTRAWELGLGALVALTARSLTAVPQRIRGGAAVLGLAAILLAGLTYTDSTPFPGYAAWLPVGGTALVIAAGCGTRVGAERLLSEPLMQCLGRVSYSWYLWHWPMLVIIPMGLGHQLGWIERAGVVWLSLVAALLSYVLVEQPTRTLRLPSVAWLGVGAGLSAAIVAASVVVLAFPPSSTGNGAAVTLAASDSATSTVPAVMRDAIAAGTKTTQAPRNLTPRPAAAADSLPGDRGTGCHAEFTQVQQGACVFGDASAKRTVVLFGDSHMEQWLPAFVAAADRDHWRVVSWTKSACPAAAITVRNSSLQRTYTECDQWRRQTIARIGALQPDLVLVSQSETVVPGDVSPEDFAAATATTVSRIKAATDGEVAYLQDIPIPGKNLPECVASNLDAVDSCTYRAGKAYSYPHRHAAIAPAMKALSVRTIDTQPWFCTASECPPVVGNVLVYRDDSHMTVPYSTWLAPLARSVLQTTKG
- a CDS encoding YccF domain-containing protein, with translation MRTVGNILWLVLAGLWLAIGYVLAGIVCFILIITIPFGIASFRMARYALWPYGRSVVRRPTSGAMSAIGNVIWFVLFGWWLALEHVLAGLLLCLTIIGIPFGIACFKMAGLALFPLGKQIVPTSELQAAGAQDAVVSFG
- a CDS encoding glycosyltransferase family 2 protein, producing MFIAILEMRHTITDHGHLYLFSAFVALTWAIWALKVALSWRYRPWIAPYEVSTSVVIPVVDEPVDLFAEVLTRIVEQQPTEVIVVINGRRNPVLEQVCEQFAPLVQWTWTPVAGKRNAVLLGTEASVGDVVVLVDSDTIWTTDTLPELVKPFADPAVGGVTTRQRILEPERGFLTRWADWMENSRALYSMPAQSVLGSVGCLPGRTIAFRRTVLLDSMQDFMTQQFLGVFLEVSDDRTLTNLALKRGFKTVYQSTSLVYTDAPTELRKMRKQQLRWSRGSQYNTLRMLPWMLVHTPFLAFFFLADIILPFLLLVVVIAWGVRLATHTGQNLYVGLLHLHDRWVSIVAIVLLTILMSTLSMALRQIRHIEERPVDLLLMPVYTVFSSVFLMPLRMYGFLRLGHIGGWGTRADAYVADQGEATSGSDVRPGREHPEGLTSSPALAARLPTSPLRSPRSQPGDPRALVTYLIAVAAVTLGVLYDAQLV